The DNA window GTGGACCAGTGGGTGCCGGTGTCCACGGTGACCAGACCGGTCACGCAGATCGCGGAGACGGTGGTGAACAGTGCGTCGGTCAGGTGGGTGCGCTCGCCGGAGACGGTCGCCATGGGCAGCGACAGCACCACGGTGAACACGCCGATCAGCAGGGTGAACACCCCCAGCGCGATGCGCGCGGGGGTCGCCTTCGTCAGCGAGTGCAGGTACAGCAGCCACTCGGGCCTGCGCCGACGGGCGCTGAGCGGCCGCGTGCGCGGCGGCAGGGCGCGCTTGCCGGGTGTGCTCATGCTGCTCCTCGCTGCGGTCACCGCGACCGGTGATCGCGGTCCGCGGCAGTCTACGACCGTTCCGCGGCCCGTCCTGCTGCTGTGCACGGACACGCGGGCGGACGCCGTCGGACGTGCTCGGTGCTCCCTGAGTACGCTTCGGACCATGTCCGATGCCGCACTGCCCTCGCGATCCGCCGCTCCTGCCGACGGCGCCGCCCCGTCGATCCGCACCGGGATCGTCTGGGACGACGCGCTGTGCGAGTACGACTTCGGCCCCTTCCACCCCATGGCCCCGATCCGACTCACCCTCACCCGGGAGCTCGCCCGCGGCGCCGGTGTGCTGGACCGGCCGGGGGTCGAGATCCTGCCGGCGCCGGTCGCGAGCGACGAACAGCTCCGGCAGGTGCACGACCCCGAGTACATCGAGGCGGTCAAGCGGGCCTCCCGGCCGATGGAGGAGATGACCGCGGAGGAGCTCGACGACCTGATCCGCTTCGGCCTCGGCGGCGACGACGTCCCGCCCTTCCGCGGGATGCACACCGCCTCCGCCCGGATCCTCGGCGGCTCCCTCGCGGCGGTCGACGCGATCTGCTCGGGCCAGGTGACGCGGGCCGTGAACTTCGCCGGCGGGCTGCACCATGCCAAGCCCTCGTCGGCCTCCGGGTTCTGCGTCTACAACGACGCCGCCGCCGCGATCCGCCGCGCCCTCGACCAGGGAGAGGAGCGGGTGATGTACGTCGACGTCGACGTCCACCACGGCGACGGCGTGGAGAGGATCCTGTGGGACGAGCCGCGCGCCATCACCCTCTCGCTCCACGAGACGGGGGAGCGGCTGTTCCCCGGCACGGGCTTCGTCCAGGACTCCGGCGGCCCCGGTGCACAGGGCTCCGCGATCAACGTCCCCCTGCCCTCGCGCACCACGGCCGACGAGTGGGTGCGGGCGATCCGCGCCGTCGTCCCCGCGCTGGTCCGGGCGGTGCGACCCACCCTGCTGGTCACCCAGCACGGCGCCGACACCCACCAGCTCGATCCGCTGGCCGACCTCACGGTCACCCTCGAGGCGCAGCGCGAGGTGATGCTCCTGATGCGGGAGCTGGCCGACGAGGTCTGCGACGGGCGCTGGCTCGCCCTCGGCGGCGGCGGCTATGCCGTGATCGATGTGGTGCCCCGCTCCTGGGGGCACCTCCTCGCGATCGCCACCGGTGAGGCGATCGACGCGGCGGCGCCGCTGCCGGAGGGGTTCGTCGCGGCGGCGGAGACGGCCCGCGCGGAGCACGGCCTCTCCCCGGAGCCGGGGATCCGCACCTACGGCGACGGACGCCCGCTCGCGGTGCGGGACTGGGCGGGCGGCTACGACCCCGAGGACCCTCTGGACCGATCGGTCCAGGCCGCCCGCCGCGGGATCTTCCCCGACTGGGGGCTGGACCCCTACCTGGACTGAGGCGGGAGCGCCGGTGCACGCGAGCCGGCTCGTGCGAGCACCAGAGCGATCGCCGTGCAGAGCATGCACAGCAGCGGGAACGGGTCCCCGTAGCCGAAGAGGTACGGCGAGAACCAGGGCTCCAGGGAGACGAAGGATCGGTCGGTGTCCGGGGGCGGTATCCATCGCACCTGCCAGGTGGGCAGCGACGTGACGACCAGGGCGC is part of the Brachybacterium ginsengisoli genome and encodes:
- a CDS encoding acetoin utilization protein AcuC codes for the protein MSDAALPSRSAAPADGAAPSIRTGIVWDDALCEYDFGPFHPMAPIRLTLTRELARGAGVLDRPGVEILPAPVASDEQLRQVHDPEYIEAVKRASRPMEEMTAEELDDLIRFGLGGDDVPPFRGMHTASARILGGSLAAVDAICSGQVTRAVNFAGGLHHAKPSSASGFCVYNDAAAAIRRALDQGEERVMYVDVDVHHGDGVERILWDEPRAITLSLHETGERLFPGTGFVQDSGGPGAQGSAINVPLPSRTTADEWVRAIRAVVPALVRAVRPTLLVTQHGADTHQLDPLADLTVTLEAQREVMLLMRELADEVCDGRWLALGGGGYAVIDVVPRSWGHLLAIATGEAIDAAAPLPEGFVAAAETARAEHGLSPEPGIRTYGDGRPLAVRDWAGGYDPEDPLDRSVQAARRGIFPDWGLDPYLD